One stretch of Candidatus Baltobacteraceae bacterium DNA includes these proteins:
- a CDS encoding flagellar motor protein MotB produces MPAIKSAARAHESRLKKRATEEKLETAGMMRWLLTYADMITLLLALFIILFSISTINKVKLQRLVHDISGGFNSIDAINNPPEGGGLEHAQPSKELEQEAQIIKTYIQSKQLQNQVKVQMTSEGLVISLLTDKALYDSGSANLRPETVGLLEEVGSVLKRTEPTVRVEGYTDNTPIHTSLYPTNWELSAARAAGVTRFLVEKGYIDPHKISLAGYGEFHPTHPNGDANGQQLNRRVDIVVVNATAVLGKKLIAPGQATSIPVAAKKTITTKTKGQ; encoded by the coding sequence TTGCCGGCAATTAAATCTGCGGCTCGCGCCCACGAGTCGCGCCTAAAGAAACGGGCGACGGAAGAAAAGCTCGAGACCGCAGGTATGATGCGGTGGCTTCTGACGTACGCCGACATGATCACGCTGCTCTTGGCCCTGTTCATCATCTTGTTCTCGATCTCCACGATCAACAAGGTCAAGCTGCAGCGGCTAGTCCACGATATCTCGGGCGGTTTCAACTCGATCGACGCGATCAACAATCCGCCCGAAGGTGGCGGACTCGAGCACGCCCAGCCGTCGAAAGAGCTGGAGCAAGAAGCGCAGATCATCAAGACCTACATCCAATCCAAGCAGCTCCAAAATCAGGTCAAGGTTCAAATGACGAGTGAGGGGCTCGTCATCTCGCTGCTGACCGATAAGGCTCTCTACGACAGCGGCAGCGCTAACCTGCGGCCCGAAACCGTCGGTTTACTCGAGGAAGTTGGCTCAGTTTTGAAGCGCACGGAACCAACCGTGCGGGTGGAAGGCTATACGGACAACACGCCAATCCACACGTCGCTCTACCCGACGAATTGGGAGCTTTCTGCTGCGCGCGCAGCGGGTGTTACGCGTTTCCTAGTCGAGAAGGGCTACATCGATCCGCATAAGATCTCGCTTGCCGGATACGGGGAATTCCACCCGACCCATCCGAATGGCGATGCGAACGGCCAACAGTTGAATCGCCGCGTTGACATCGTTGTCGTCAACGCCACGGCCGTACTCGGAAAAAAGTTAATCGCGCCCGGTCAGGCAACGTCCATACCGGTCGCGGCAAAGAAAACCATCACCACTAAAACAAAGGGGCAATAA
- the fliN gene encoding flagellar motor switch protein FliN, whose translation MPDGQLDSVAGEMMASAAQVLSALVDRGVTAGATSSSVSESSLRVEEDWVATKTDIPSLSAGFICRYPKADLAKIVALMVGAEPGGEMDAMQLSIVAETVAQISSAMGEHLAQALGNSTEGIVSGVVGDTGSFPPPPFTTYEAELEITGEFPVAVQVDFDGVALSKLGAAEKPAAAPSAAAAAPAAPLPRAAAPAAAEPPRRQAPTAPAKPAQFANMAPTGVTTAAPGHSNLDLVHDIPLQISAVLGQTSLALRDVVAMQAGSVFELDKLSADPIDLFVNNILIARGEVVVVDDKYAVKISELNPLQHERA comes from the coding sequence ATGCCGGACGGGCAGCTGGATTCGGTCGCCGGCGAGATGATGGCCTCGGCCGCGCAGGTGCTTTCTGCGCTGGTCGATCGGGGTGTTACGGCCGGCGCAACGTCGTCGTCCGTCAGCGAATCCTCGCTGCGCGTCGAAGAAGATTGGGTCGCGACCAAGACCGACATTCCGTCGCTTAGCGCCGGGTTTATCTGCCGTTATCCAAAGGCTGATCTCGCAAAGATCGTCGCCCTGATGGTCGGCGCCGAACCGGGTGGCGAGATGGACGCCATGCAGCTCTCGATCGTCGCGGAAACCGTCGCGCAGATCTCAAGCGCTATGGGCGAGCACCTCGCCCAAGCCCTGGGCAACTCGACGGAGGGCATCGTCTCCGGCGTCGTCGGCGATACGGGCAGTTTCCCGCCGCCGCCCTTCACCACGTACGAGGCCGAGCTCGAGATCACGGGTGAATTCCCGGTCGCAGTGCAGGTCGATTTCGACGGCGTTGCGCTCTCCAAGCTTGGGGCCGCCGAGAAGCCGGCCGCTGCACCGTCAGCCGCCGCTGCTGCACCGGCAGCACCTCTGCCTCGTGCCGCCGCGCCGGCTGCCGCCGAGCCTCCGCGACGCCAGGCCCCGACCGCTCCGGCCAAGCCGGCGCAATTCGCGAATATGGCCCCGACCGGCGTTACGACCGCCGCGCCCGGCCACTCGAATCTCGATCTCGTCCATGACATCCCGCTGCAAATCAGCGCGGTCTTGGGCCAAACCTCGCTCGCGCTGCGTGACGTCGTTGCCATGCAAGCGGGGAGCGTGTTCGAGCTCGACAAGCTCTCGGCCGATCCGATCGATCTGTTCGTTAACAATATCTTGATTGCTCGCGGCGAGGTTGTCGTCGTCGATGACAAGTACGCTGTAAAGATCAGCGAACTCAACCCGTTACAGCACGAACGCGCTTAG
- a CDS encoding response regulator — MSKKRVLVVDDAVVMRMMIKDILSKNGYDVVGEAQNGADAVEKYKALRPDVVTMDMVMPGVDGIGAVKLIIAEDPNAKIIMCTSMGQEALLKEALDAGASTRLTKPFRPAEILDVIGKLVDGAEA, encoded by the coding sequence GTGAGCAAGAAGCGCGTTCTCGTCGTTGACGACGCCGTCGTCATGCGAATGATGATCAAAGACATTCTTTCCAAGAATGGATACGACGTGGTGGGAGAAGCGCAGAACGGGGCCGACGCCGTCGAGAAATACAAGGCCTTGCGTCCTGACGTCGTGACGATGGACATGGTGATGCCGGGCGTGGACGGAATCGGCGCGGTGAAGCTGATCATCGCCGAAGATCCCAATGCCAAGATCATCATGTGCACGTCGATGGGACAAGAAGCGTTGCTCAAAGAGGCGCTCGATGCCGGAGCGAGTACGCGGCTTACCAAGCCGTTCCGCCCAGCTGAGATCCTCGACGTGATCGGCAAGTTGGTGGACGGCGCAGAAGCGTGA
- a CDS encoding flagellar biosynthetic protein FliO has translation MELSVWIRAITALALVALLLYGMFWALRFLSQGRLAALGRSRLAVVVESTFLSQNTAVHVVKVARRYYLVGASNGHVALITELPADEVELVIESQRHAVNLQSERISAIFRRRK, from the coding sequence ATGGAACTTTCCGTTTGGATTCGAGCGATTACAGCGCTCGCACTCGTTGCGTTGTTGCTCTACGGCATGTTTTGGGCGTTGCGTTTCCTTTCGCAGGGGCGTCTCGCGGCGCTGGGACGCTCGCGTCTCGCGGTCGTCGTCGAATCAACGTTCCTCTCGCAGAATACGGCCGTGCACGTCGTAAAAGTCGCGCGCCGCTATTATCTGGTCGGCGCCAGCAACGGTCACGTCGCATTGATCACGGAGCTGCCCGCCGACGAGGTCGAACTGGTGATCGAATCCCAGCGCCACGCAGTCAATCTCCAATCCGAGCGCATCAGCGCGATTTTCAGACGCCGTAAATGA
- the flhA gene encoding flagellar biosynthesis protein FlhA codes for MDRLSQTSGMWIAAATVLIIGLMIVPIPPELLDLLLTLNITAAVLILLTTLYTENALSFSVFPTLLLIITLFRLSLNISGTRLILLHAYAGRVIESFGNVVVGGNYAVGIIIFAILIIIQFVVITNGAGRVAEVAARFTLDAMPGKQLAIDADLNAGLITEADARQRRRDIQRSADFYGAMDGASKFVRGDAVAAVIIVFVNIIGGFFVGILQQGLTLVQALQRFTLLTVGEGIVTQIPALLMSTATGIIVTRAASEMNFGNEFTRQIIQEPRAIAITSVLLVVFGFCGLPPLWMFLMAGIMFVIFLRQRGLQKKGLLPRGDGSVPALSGGPNAPGVQPGVTAQPAVKPAESVVPLLSYDPMELEIGFGLIPLVDVAQGGDLLERITMIRRHAARELGIVVPPIRVRDNLQLKPSTYVIKIYGLEVARAEVMVSRLLAMNPGTATQPIEGIPTTEPAFNLPALWIPESGRGDAEMAGYTVIDPTSVIATHLTEIIKSHAPDLLGRQETSSLLDNVKQHYPVVIEELIPNLLTVGEVQRVLQNLLRERIPIRNLLLILESLADGARQSKDIDYLTERVRVALARHICAEYSEDGLLSVITVDPRLETLLGEAVRRGEDAYALLDPQTVAKIYTSLTKQIQAAQAAGLHPIVLCSPTIRLALKRLTERAAPSLVVLSYSEIAPGLRVESIGQISTVDEPEPVAT; via the coding sequence ATGGACCGGCTCAGCCAGACTTCGGGAATGTGGATTGCGGCCGCGACGGTCTTGATCATCGGCTTGATGATCGTTCCGATCCCGCCGGAACTCCTCGATCTGTTGCTGACGCTGAACATCACGGCAGCCGTCTTAATTTTGCTCACGACGCTGTACACGGAAAACGCGCTCAGCTTCAGTGTCTTCCCGACGTTGCTCTTGATCATCACGTTGTTCCGCTTGTCGCTCAACATCAGCGGAACGCGCTTGATTCTGCTGCACGCCTATGCCGGACGTGTCATCGAGTCGTTCGGTAACGTCGTCGTCGGCGGAAACTATGCCGTCGGTATCATCATCTTCGCGATCTTGATCATCATTCAGTTCGTGGTCATCACCAACGGCGCCGGGCGCGTCGCGGAAGTCGCGGCCCGCTTCACGCTCGACGCAATGCCCGGTAAGCAGTTGGCGATCGACGCCGACCTCAACGCGGGCTTGATCACCGAAGCCGATGCCCGGCAACGCCGTCGCGACATTCAGCGCTCGGCCGACTTCTACGGCGCCATGGACGGTGCATCGAAATTCGTGCGCGGCGACGCGGTCGCCGCCGTCATCATCGTCTTCGTTAACATCATCGGCGGCTTTTTCGTCGGAATCTTGCAGCAGGGCTTGACCCTCGTCCAAGCTTTGCAACGCTTCACGCTCCTGACCGTCGGCGAAGGCATCGTCACTCAGATACCCGCGCTGTTGATGTCTACCGCGACCGGTATCATCGTCACGCGTGCCGCGTCGGAGATGAACTTCGGCAACGAGTTCACCCGCCAGATCATTCAAGAGCCACGCGCGATCGCGATTACGTCGGTTCTCTTGGTCGTCTTTGGTTTCTGCGGACTTCCGCCGCTCTGGATGTTCCTGATGGCCGGCATCATGTTCGTGATCTTCTTGCGCCAGCGCGGCTTGCAAAAGAAGGGCTTGCTGCCCCGCGGAGACGGCTCCGTCCCTGCACTCTCAGGTGGACCGAACGCTCCCGGCGTGCAACCCGGCGTCACGGCGCAGCCCGCCGTCAAGCCTGCCGAGTCGGTCGTTCCGTTGCTCTCGTACGATCCGATGGAGCTGGAGATCGGCTTCGGTTTGATCCCGCTCGTCGACGTCGCGCAAGGTGGCGACTTGCTGGAACGGATCACGATGATTCGCCGGCACGCCGCGCGCGAGCTCGGTATCGTCGTCCCGCCGATTCGCGTGCGCGACAATCTGCAGCTCAAGCCGTCGACGTACGTGATCAAGATATATGGTTTGGAAGTCGCCCGTGCGGAAGTCATGGTCAGTCGCTTGCTCGCGATGAACCCGGGCACCGCTACGCAGCCGATCGAAGGTATCCCGACGACGGAACCAGCGTTCAACTTGCCGGCGCTCTGGATTCCGGAAAGCGGACGCGGCGACGCCGAAATGGCGGGATATACCGTCATCGATCCAACCAGCGTCATCGCAACGCACCTCACCGAAATCATCAAGTCGCATGCGCCGGATTTGCTCGGACGTCAAGAGACGAGCTCGCTGCTCGACAACGTCAAGCAGCACTACCCGGTCGTTATCGAAGAGCTTATTCCCAACTTGCTGACGGTTGGCGAAGTCCAACGCGTTCTGCAGAATCTCTTGCGCGAGCGAATTCCGATTCGCAACCTGCTCTTGATTCTGGAATCGCTCGCAGACGGCGCTCGACAGAGCAAAGATATCGACTACCTCACGGAGCGCGTCCGTGTGGCGCTCGCGCGGCATATCTGTGCCGAGTACTCCGAAGACGGCTTACTGTCGGTCATCACCGTCGATCCGCGTCTCGAGACGCTGCTCGGTGAAGCGGTGCGCCGCGGCGAGGACGCCTACGCGTTGCTCGATCCGCAAACCGTCGCGAAAATCTACACGTCGCTCACCAAGCAGATTCAGGCAGCCCAGGCCGCCGGTTTGCATCCGATCGTGTTGTGCTCGCCGACGATTCGTCTGGCGCTCAAGCGCCTTACCGAACGAGCAGCGCCGTCGCTGGTCGTGCTCTCATACTCTGAGATCGCGCCGGGTCTGCGAGTCGAATCGATCGGACAGATCTCGACAGTTGACGAGCCGGAGCCCGTCGCAACGTGA
- the fliR gene encoding flagellar biosynthetic protein FliR translates to MINLFGLHTAELETFFLIWVRCSTMVMIMPIFGTSSIPGLVRVALGLVISFAVAGTVHPLRVPLDFDGFAVGILCQAIIGVLFGFVTQLIFMGIQFAGEILDVQIGFAVANILNPTTQQQVTIIGELELAITTLIFLVTNSHLLYFQGMAGSFSLLPLPWAEISQGTQDSIALFFTQALLIIFKIAAPASITLFLVNVTLAFMARVAPQMNIFVVGFPIQISVGLIMLIICLPLMGYALPDLFSQVPRQIDTLMRSLAPA, encoded by the coding sequence TTGATTAATCTTTTTGGCCTGCACACCGCCGAGCTCGAAACGTTCTTTCTCATATGGGTGCGTTGCTCGACGATGGTCATGATCATGCCGATTTTCGGTACTTCGTCGATCCCCGGACTCGTGCGCGTTGCGCTGGGTCTGGTCATCAGCTTTGCTGTCGCCGGTACCGTGCATCCGTTGCGTGTGCCGCTCGACTTCGACGGTTTTGCGGTCGGGATACTGTGCCAAGCCATCATCGGCGTGCTCTTCGGATTCGTGACGCAGCTGATCTTCATGGGCATCCAGTTCGCCGGCGAGATTCTCGACGTGCAGATCGGTTTTGCGGTCGCGAACATTCTCAATCCGACGACGCAGCAACAAGTTACGATTATCGGCGAGCTCGAGCTCGCAATCACGACGCTGATCTTTCTCGTCACGAATTCGCACTTGCTGTATTTCCAGGGCATGGCCGGATCGTTCAGTCTCTTACCGTTGCCATGGGCGGAGATATCGCAAGGCACCCAAGATTCGATCGCGCTGTTCTTCACGCAAGCCTTGCTGATCATTTTTAAAATAGCGGCGCCGGCCTCGATCACGCTGTTTCTCGTCAACGTCACGCTAGCGTTCATGGCACGCGTCGCGCCGCAAATGAACATTTTCGTCGTCGGGTTTCCAATTCAGATTAGCGTCGGCCTGATCATGCTCATCATTTGCTTGCCGCTCATGGGTTACGCGCTGCCCGATTTGTTCAGTCAGGTTCCACGGCAGATCGATACGCTGATGCGCAGCTTGGCGCCGGCTTAG
- the fliM gene encoding flagellar motor switch protein FliM, which yields MLSQEEIDALVKQLAAPEAEHGAVDGRKIKSFDFRYNKRLEKFSTNQLQTLRTLHDNFTRLLNNSLSVYLRTRVEATVTSIEQISYGDFIAGISLPSILAIFSMDPLPGSGIVQVDLNLVFSIIDRLLGGPGWFPQKLRDLTDIERTLMQRFMARMLNSYRESWNYLLTLSLKIEALDSNPQFIPRIIPLDQIVAYVSCELKVGDMTGVMNFCLPYLVLQSIGPQLSDFQWSPSVVAGRGMTEEDIHQLARNVERAEVDCTVELGQTIVSLRDLMSLAPGDLILFDKETSTPLVAKVNGMEKFEVFAGTYKDRLAVQVASIKEDENE from the coding sequence ATGCTCTCGCAAGAAGAGATAGACGCCCTTGTAAAGCAGCTAGCCGCGCCCGAAGCCGAGCACGGCGCCGTTGACGGTCGGAAGATCAAATCATTTGACTTTCGTTACAATAAACGGCTCGAGAAATTCTCAACCAACCAGCTGCAGACACTTCGGACTCTTCACGATAACTTCACCCGACTGCTGAACAACTCGCTTTCTGTCTATTTGCGCACGCGCGTTGAAGCGACGGTGACGTCGATCGAGCAAATCAGCTACGGCGACTTTATCGCCGGCATATCGCTGCCGTCGATCCTCGCGATCTTCTCGATGGATCCGCTTCCCGGAAGCGGCATCGTGCAAGTCGATCTCAATCTCGTGTTCTCGATCATCGATCGCCTGCTCGGCGGTCCCGGTTGGTTCCCGCAGAAACTTCGCGATCTGACCGACATCGAGCGGACGCTGATGCAGCGTTTCATGGCGCGCATGCTCAACAGCTATCGCGAGTCGTGGAACTATCTTTTGACGCTGTCGCTGAAGATCGAAGCGCTCGACTCTAATCCGCAGTTTATTCCGCGTATCATCCCGCTCGACCAAATCGTCGCATATGTCTCGTGCGAGCTGAAGGTGGGCGATATGACGGGCGTCATGAATTTCTGCCTGCCCTATCTCGTGCTGCAGTCGATCGGACCGCAGCTGAGCGATTTCCAGTGGTCGCCGTCGGTCGTCGCCGGCCGCGGTATGACGGAAGAAGACATCCATCAGCTGGCGCGCAACGTCGAGCGCGCGGAAGTCGATTGCACGGTCGAACTCGGCCAGACGATCGTCTCACTGCGCGATCTGATGTCGCTGGCGCCTGGCGACCTGATCCTGTTCGACAAGGAAACGTCGACGCCGTTGGTCGCAAAGGTCAACGGGATGGAAAAATTCGAGGTTTTTGCCGGCACCTATAAGGACCGGCTGGCCGTACAGGTCGCAAGTATAAAAGAGGACGAGAATGAGTAG
- a CDS encoding chemotaxis protein CheC gives MSDLLRLTDLQIDALKEIANIGAGHAATALSQLLNTTIKMEAPRAEVIRFGEVYSRVIDARVYAVLHVYVRGGVPGHLVVMFDHQDALDFVGMFLKRVGGDLQLYDAVVETTLKELANIVASSYLSAVVQLTGKNMIPSVPVISYGSLQATFEALMPNSPQRDVLFVESTFLDRGAKICGHLVFVPEAGSLEPLLAAFGVG, from the coding sequence GTGAGCGATCTGCTGCGGCTGACCGACTTGCAAATCGATGCGCTCAAAGAAATAGCGAACATCGGTGCTGGTCATGCAGCCACAGCCCTCTCGCAGCTGCTCAATACCACGATCAAGATGGAAGCACCGCGCGCCGAAGTCATTCGGTTCGGCGAGGTGTATTCGCGCGTAATCGACGCGCGCGTCTACGCAGTCTTGCACGTCTACGTCCGGGGCGGCGTACCCGGGCATTTGGTCGTCATGTTCGATCATCAGGATGCGCTCGATTTCGTCGGAATGTTTCTCAAGCGCGTCGGCGGTGATCTGCAGCTTTACGATGCCGTCGTGGAAACGACGCTCAAAGAGCTTGCCAACATCGTTGCGTCCTCGTATCTGAGCGCGGTCGTTCAGCTCACCGGCAAGAACATGATTCCGTCGGTCCCAGTCATATCGTACGGTTCGCTTCAGGCGACGTTCGAAGCGCTGATGCCGAACTCGCCGCAGCGCGACGTTCTGTTCGTCGAGTCGACCTTTCTCGATCGCGGTGCGAAGATATGCGGTCATCTCGTCTTCGTTCCGGAGGCGGGTTCGCTCGAACCGCTCCTGGCTGCGTTCGGCGTCGGGTGA
- the fliQ gene encoding flagellar biosynthesis protein FliQ, whose product MNFADAMTLGRDALLVTMIICAPALVLGLITGLVISLMQAVTQVQEPTLAFIPKILVVGLTMLFFGPFMLAVVTDFMRRVILMIPGFVR is encoded by the coding sequence GTGAACTTTGCAGACGCCATGACCCTGGGGCGCGACGCGCTCCTCGTCACGATGATCATCTGCGCGCCGGCCCTCGTGCTCGGGTTGATCACGGGTCTCGTCATCTCGCTGATGCAGGCCGTCACTCAGGTCCAGGAACCGACCCTGGCCTTTATCCCCAAGATCCTGGTGGTGGGGTTGACCATGCTGTTTTTCGGGCCGTTCATGCTGGCCGTCGTCACCGACTTCATGCGCCGGGTAATCCTGATGATACCCGGGTTCGTGAGGTGA
- the flhB gene encoding flagellar biosynthesis protein FlhB, which produces MARPEQTEKATPKRRGQARSQGRVAKSVEVAPAMVFIAAIMILHFGFMSWLGHIYSLMLVSISHVGTHQPVNIFSAWVMFREGFAPLAGLLTMIFSVALLLGVLGNVLQFGFMFSLGSIKPKFSKLNPLNGLKSVLLSKQTAVQLAKQLIKLFAVAFIIFGVVHSQIATIFNAARNSPHDWIIVIENMIYSIALRFSLFLLAMALLDLVYQRWQFEDSMKMTKAEVKDEMRSAEGSPEAKQAVKARQRAAARKRMMTAVPKATVVVTNPTHFACALEWDEIAMEAPVLTAKGADLMARRIRELAKEHDIPIVENAHLARTLYYKVELDHPVPSELYAATAQVIAFVYRLKRKTIA; this is translated from the coding sequence ATGGCAAGACCTGAACAGACCGAAAAGGCAACTCCAAAGCGCCGCGGCCAAGCACGAAGCCAGGGGCGCGTTGCAAAATCCGTCGAGGTCGCGCCGGCCATGGTGTTTATTGCGGCCATAATGATCCTGCACTTCGGCTTCATGTCTTGGCTCGGGCACATCTACAGCCTGATGCTCGTGAGCATCTCGCACGTCGGTACGCATCAGCCCGTCAACATCTTTTCTGCCTGGGTGATGTTCCGCGAGGGTTTTGCGCCTCTCGCCGGGCTGCTCACGATGATCTTCTCGGTCGCGCTCTTGCTCGGCGTGCTCGGCAACGTCTTACAGTTCGGCTTTATGTTTTCGCTGGGCAGCATCAAACCGAAATTCTCGAAGCTCAATCCGCTCAACGGTCTGAAAAGCGTCCTGCTCTCGAAGCAAACCGCCGTCCAGCTCGCCAAGCAGCTGATCAAGCTGTTTGCTGTGGCGTTCATCATCTTCGGAGTGGTCCACAGCCAAATCGCGACGATCTTCAATGCGGCGCGCAACTCGCCGCACGATTGGATCATCGTCATCGAGAACATGATCTACTCGATCGCGCTTCGATTCAGTCTGTTCTTGCTCGCGATGGCTCTTCTCGACTTGGTCTATCAACGCTGGCAGTTCGAAGATTCGATGAAGATGACCAAGGCCGAAGTCAAGGACGAGATGCGCTCGGCCGAAGGCTCGCCGGAAGCAAAACAGGCCGTCAAAGCGCGTCAGCGCGCCGCAGCCCGCAAACGCATGATGACCGCCGTTCCCAAAGCGACCGTCGTCGTCACCAACCCGACGCACTTCGCGTGTGCGTTGGAATGGGACGAGATCGCAATGGAAGCGCCGGTGCTGACCGCAAAGGGCGCTGATCTCATGGCGCGCCGCATCCGCGAGCTAGCCAAAGAACACGACATCCCAATCGTCGAGAACGCGCACTTGGCGCGCACCCTTTACTACAAGGTCGAGCTCGATCACCCGGTGCCCTCGGAGCTGTACGCTGCAACGGCACAAGTGATCGCGTTCGTCTACCGTCTCAAACGGAAGACCATCGCGTAA
- the fliP gene encoding flagellar type III secretion system pore protein FliP (The bacterial flagellar biogenesis protein FliP forms a type III secretion system (T3SS)-type pore required for flagellar assembly.): MRRLLYILWPSIAMILIALTAHPAMAQSVPGPSNPIVPIPSINLGVSPSSKPQQVAMSLQILLLLTILTLAPSMLVLVTSFTRIIIVLSFVRTAMGTTTVPPTQVLVGLALLLTFFVMRPVAVDINKNALQPYLANKISQGVALDRAQVPLRAFMFKQTREKDIALFYTLSKDPRPAKQADVPTYLLVPAFVISELKTAFEIGFAIYIPFIVIDMAVASILLSMGMMMIPPITISLPFKILVFLLVDGWNLTIQALFASFHT, translated from the coding sequence ATGAGACGCTTGCTCTACATCCTGTGGCCGTCGATCGCGATGATTCTCATCGCGCTCACGGCGCATCCGGCCATGGCGCAAAGCGTCCCCGGTCCCAGCAATCCCATCGTTCCGATTCCGTCGATAAACCTAGGCGTATCGCCGTCGTCCAAGCCGCAGCAAGTTGCAATGTCGTTGCAGATATTGCTGCTGCTGACGATTTTAACGCTCGCGCCCTCGATGCTCGTGCTCGTGACGTCGTTTACGCGCATCATCATCGTCCTCTCGTTCGTGCGCACGGCTATGGGCACGACGACGGTCCCTCCGACGCAGGTGCTTGTCGGTTTGGCGCTGCTGCTGACGTTCTTTGTGATGCGCCCGGTCGCCGTCGACATCAACAAAAACGCGCTGCAGCCGTATCTGGCCAACAAGATCAGTCAGGGCGTCGCGCTGGATAGGGCGCAAGTTCCCCTGCGCGCCTTCATGTTCAAGCAAACCCGCGAAAAAGATATCGCGTTGTTCTACACGCTTTCGAAGGACCCGCGCCCGGCGAAACAAGCGGATGTTCCGACGTATTTGCTGGTCCCGGCGTTCGTGATCAGCGAGTTGAAGACGGCCTTTGAGATCGGGTTTGCGATTTATATTCCGTTCATCGTGATCGACATGGCGGTCGCCTCGATCTTGCTCTCGATGGGCATGATGATGATCCCACCGATCACGATCTCGCTGCCGTTCAAGATTCTCGTATTCTTGCTCGTCGACGGCTGGAATCTGACCATTCAAGCGCTCTTTGCGAGCTTCCACACGTGA